The Chanodichthys erythropterus isolate Z2021 chromosome 14, ASM2448905v1, whole genome shotgun sequence genome window below encodes:
- the morc3a gene encoding MORC family CW-type zinc finger protein 3a isoform X2 — translation MAVQTERGIPLSALNPKFLHTNSTSHTWPFSAIAELIDNAYDPDVSAKQFWIDKTAIRGHDCLTFMDNGAGMDYDKMHKMLSFGFSDKETINGHVPVGLYGNGFKSGSMRLGKDAIVFSKNGESMCVGLLSQTYLQEIHAENVIVPIVSFKRNGQSFRPEPQHAASLQDILCFSLFQTEDDLLSELSAINAHYTTESTGTRIIIWNLRKTSSDKSEFDFESDRYDIQIPSEVYESEKEKYKQPCRLLQSSPESDFSLRAYCSILYLKPKMQIIIRGQKVKTQLISKSLAHIVKDKYKPNFLNKESIPIIFGYNTKSKEHYGVMMYHKNRLIKAYERVGCQNRANGKGVGVIAVIECNFLKPTHNKQDFDYTEEYRRTMNILGVKLEEYWKAIRHKRGSTSTVLMEDMPKRPDQNWVQCDNCLKWRKLPDGIDMNKLPEKWFCRLNPDPQFRRCEQPEEAEDSEDENSNCLKEYKLHERNLKKQQEQKRMQIEKLRNVNENLKRKHDFVYQLQQNAPSSPGSPTVSRSPSNSVPLSQSASNNMPVISNVISLSTPKRMKRNLELTQNQAAKTARTFHAFCSNTSDSPSTSTATSDFISSPLGIADNNDNKVDENDADATSIGGGDDDVVIVETNSTPRPKPSTFDLSKVKTEESTSEDALGLYMECSNHDHTENEDSRNATVEPSTSNGQTSITTQTERLIVKKEEDQQIKREEIENDARRKEHSADVECKMSNTTEITKGPMEIERCSSAEVSRPNPAELGGTIKENRISFEQHPKSDVENQEAMTSTTSKTSLFSDIEIDLMPTHEAQKQQDNLLNLLEATARERDEFREQVREKEIKLLKLTVNKDCSHQSIQTDPSEEQHYKTLYLQATQQNEELKQENEELKKKEEVLLQIKAEKEAQDEVRPAQLKAEGEGQSSTANVFENVDDEMALQVDFLLRELDKRNTECNELKTGQLGTGENSLRAVAEGSRRAEEIQRGVE, via the exons ATGGCAGTGCAAACGGAGCGAGGGATTCCGCTCAGTGCG CTTAATCCAAAGTTCCTTCACACCAACTCCACCAGCCACACCTGGCCCTTCAGTGCCATTGCAGAGCTGATAG ACAATGCTTACGACCCAGATGTGAGTGCCAAACAGTTTTGGATTGATAAAACAGCAATCAGAGGTCATGACTGTCTAACTTTCATGGATAATGGAGCTGGAATGGATTACGATAAGATGCACAAAATGCTCAG TTTTGGCTTTAGTGACAAGGAGACTATAAATGGCCATGTTCCTGTGGGCCTCTACGGCAATGGGTTTAAGTCTGGCTCCATGCGCTTGGGAAAGGATGCCATTGTGTTTTCCAAGAACGGAGAGTCCATGTGTGTGGGCCTGCTGTCCCAGACGTACCTTCAAGAGATACATGCAGAGAATGTCATTGTACCCATTGTCTCATTCAAACGCAACGGACAGTCAT TTCGACCCGAGCCACAACACGCAGCAAGTCTCCAAGATATCCTGTGCTTTTCACTGTTCCAGACAGAGGATGACCTGCTCTCTGAACTCAGTGCCATCAATGCACACTATACCACAGAATCCACAGGAACACGAATCATCATTTGGAATCTCCGCAA AACATCCTCTGACAAATCTGAGTTTGACTTTGAATCAGACCGCTATGACATCCAGATTCCATCTGAAGTATATGAGAGTGAAAAGGAAAAATACAAGCAACCATGTCGCCTTTTACAGTCAAGCCCAGAGAGCGACTTCTCCCTGCGG GCGTACTGTAGCATCCTATACTTGAAGCCCAAAATGCAGATTATCATTCGTGGACAGAAAGTGAAAACCCAGCTGATCTCTAAAAGCCTGGCACACATTGTCAAGGATAAATACAAACCCAACTTTCTAAAT AAAGAAAGCATCCCCATCATATTTGGATACAATACTAAGAGCAAAGAACATTACGGAGTCATGATGTACCATAAAAACCGGCTCATCAAAGCCTACGAGCGTGTTGGATGCCAAAACAGg GCAAATGGAAAAGGAGTGGGAGTCATTGCAGTGATTGAGTGCAACTTCCTCAAGCCAACACACAACAAGCAGGACTTTGACTACACAGAAGAGTACAG GAGAACAATGAACATTTTGGGCGTGAAACTGGAAGAGTACTGGAAAGCAATCCGCCATAAGAGGGGATCCACCAGCACAGTGCTTATGGAGGATATGCC GAAACGTCCTGATCAGAACTGGGTTCAGTGTGATAATTGTCTGAAGTGGAGGAAACTTCCAGATGGCATCGACATGAATAAGCTGCCTGAAAAATGGTTCTGTCGATTGAATCCAGACCCCCAGTTCAG GCGATGTGAACAACCAGAAGAAGCTGAAGATTCTGAGGATGAAAATTCAAACTGCCTGAAAGAATACAAATTGCA TGAAAGAAACCTAAAAAAACAGCAGGAACAGAAAAGAATGCAG ATTGAGAAGTTGAGAAATGTGAATGAGAACCTGAAAAGGAAACATGACTTTGTGTATCAACTCCagcaaaat GCACCTTCCTCACCCGGATCACCTACGGTCTCTCGGAGCCCTTCCAATTCAGTACCCCTCTCACAATCTG CCTCAAACAACATGCCAGTGATTTCAAATGTCATTTCCCTCTCCACTCCTAAAAG GATGAAGAGAAATCTAGAACTGACCCAAAACCAAGCTGCAAAAACAGCTAGAACATTTCATGCTTTCTGTAGCAACACATCAGACAGTCCATCAACGTCTACTGCTACATCTGATTTCATATCTTCACCTTTGGGGATCGCAGACAATAATGACAATAAAGTTGATGAAAACGATGCAGATGCAACAAGCATTGgtggtggtgatgatgatgttgTTATCGTTGAGACCAACAGCACGCCAAGACCCAAACCTTCGACCTTTGACCTCTCTAAGGTAAAGACAGAAGAAAGTACCAGCGAAGATGCACTAGGATTATATATGGAGTGCAGTAATCACGATCACACAGAAAATGAAGATAGTAGAAATGCAACAGTGGAGCCATCAACTTCAAATGGCCAAACCAGCATAACAACCCAAACAGAACGTTTAATTGTAAAGAAGGAGGAAGACCAGCAGATCAAGAGGGAGGAGATTGAGAATGATGCTAGAAGGAAGGAACATAGTGCTGATGTGGAATGCAAGATGAGTAACACTACAGAAATAACCAAAGGCCCCATGGAGATTGAGAGATGTAGTAGTGCAGAAGTTTCCAGACCAAATCCTGCAGAACTGGGGGGCACAATTAAGGAGAATAGAATCAGTTTTGAACAACATCCAAAGTCAGATGTAGAAAACCAGGAAGCTATGACATCAACAACTTCTAAGACCTCACTTTTCTCTGACATAGAAATAGACCTCATGCCAACCCATGAAGCACAGAAGCAACAGGATAACCTGCTAAATCTCCTGGAGGCCACAGCCCGGGAAAGAGATGAATTCAGGGAGCAGGTTCGGGAGAAAGAGATCAAACTCCTGAAACTCACTGTAAATAAGGACTGCAGCCATCAGAGCATCCAGACAGATCCATCAGAGGAACAGCACTATAAGACTCTCTACTTACAGGCCACCCAGCAAAACGAAGAGCTTAAACAAGAAAATGAGGAGCTaaaaaagaaagaggaggtgTTGTTGCAAATCAAAGCTGAGAAAGAGGCACAGGATGAGGTGCGTCCTGCCCAGCTGAAAGCTGAGGGCGAGGGACAGTCATCAAcagcaaatgtttttgaaaatgtagaTGATGAAATGGCTCTTCAAGTGGACTTTCTTCTAAGGGAGCTGGACAAGCGCAACACAGAATGCAATGAACTGAAAA
- the commd6 gene encoding COMM domain-containing protein 6, with translation MLGLELSTGVDGVVEKIEKLPTDLFAETLQAILVHLQDQNKAVDLIETCDKFQRAGINLDEKAVQDIIKLLSYYFRLAAKSNLSADVLVSKLTECSSKWSKPNLQLVHQFWAEHGALLHAHQEVLTMASIGQLVDIQWKLGMAVSSDTCRSLNSSFISVLMKIADTSGEVSYKSFEMTVQQFQNFYRQFKEMASVLETV, from the exons ATGTTAGGACTGGAGTTGTCAACTG GTGTGGATGGTGTGGTTGAAAAAATTGAAAAACTCCCCACAGACTTGTTTGCAGAAACG CTTCAGGCAATCCTGGTTCATCTTCAGGATCAGAACAAGGCAGTAGATTTGATTGAAACCTGTGAT AAATTTCAAAGAGCTGGGATAAACCTTGATGAGAAAGCTGTTCAAGATATTATAAAACTGCTGTCATACTATTTCAG GTTAGCTGCAAAGAGCAATCTCAGTGCAGATGTCTTGGTCAGTAAACTGACTGAATGCAGCAGTAAATGGTCCAAACCAAACCTACAGTTGGTGCACCAGTTTTGGGCTGAGCATGGTGCTCTTCTACACGCACATCAGGAGGTCCTGACAATGGCTAGTATTGGACAG CTTGTAGATATCCAGTGGAAGCTTGGAATGGCAGTGAGCTCAGATACCTGCCGATCCCTCAACTCTTCATTCATCtctgttttaatgaaaattGCAGACACATCAGGGGAGGTATCATATAAATCCTTTGAGATGACAGTACAACAGTTCCAG AACTTCTACAGGCAGTTCAAGGAAATGGCCTCCGTTTTAGagactgtttaa